In Nicotiana tabacum cultivar K326 chromosome 17, ASM71507v2, whole genome shotgun sequence, one DNA window encodes the following:
- the LOC107764285 gene encoding protein fluG-like: MKMKKDKLIELKRAVDSVEIVDAHSHNIVALDSNYPFLKCFSDATGDALYNAPYTLNFKRGLRELTELYGPSLSLSLGLHTVLETRRSLGLEQSAITCFRAARVSTILIDDGIELDKMVDIEWHKKVVPMVGRILRVEHLAEKILQKAADGATWTLDSFMEIFTKELKSVADNVVAFKSMVACRSGLAINTEVTQKEAEEGLSDVLRAGNPIRISNKSFIDYIFIHALEVAQSYDLPMQIHMGFGDKDFDMMLANPLYLHNLLEDKRFTNSRLVLLHASYPFSKEASHLASAYPQVYLDFGFAIPKLSFHGMISSVKELLKLAPMNKVMFSTDAIAFAEAFYLGAKRAREVVFSVLHDAMVEGDLSITKAVAAVKDIFAENAKKFYKLHKLDVSSKDSDIEPHIPSPFIKEELHGSLKDSSTDSDVEPCISSYFQNEEFYGSSKDVTLVRIIWIDASGQHRCRGVPRQRFYSFVKKHGIGLPRACMGISSISDYPVEDTTLTCSGLFTIVPDLSTKCRIPWAKQQEMVLANMCTKSGEPWEYCPREALRRISKILKDEFGLVMTAGFEVEFYLLESVIKNDKEEFESSDQCRKCHTAAFDAASPMLEEMLGYLQSLNITVDYLHKEAGKGQFEIGLPYTDCFRAADTLIYTREVIRKVGRKYGFHPTFLPKYSLDEWGCGSNVHISLSKNGINVFKASEGSSQYGISKIGQAFMSGVLDHLPAILAFTAPHPTSYERLYSKDWNGRVVSWQKENNYAKISTCRLPGADVVGHFVCPAFDACANPYLGLASILTAGIDGLRKDLSLPAPVDRESRVNQEDYRRLPDCLTDSLNALEEDTLFKDMMGENLMVCIRAIRKAEINHYSEDEEPYKDLIYKF, translated from the exons ATGAAGATGAAAAAAGATAAGCTTATAGAACTGAAAAGAGCAGTGGATAGTGTGGAAATAGTGGATGCTCATTCACATAATATTGTGGCCCTCGATTCCAATTATCCTTTTCTCAAATGCTTTTCTGATGCCACTGGGGATGCTTTATATAATGCACCCTATACCCTCAATTTCAAG AGAGGCCTGAGGGAACTGACAGAACTATATGGCCCAAGCTTAAGCTTAAGCTTAGGTTTGCATACTGTTCTAGAAACTCGCCGGAGCTTAGGATTGGAGCAAAGCGCTATTACTTGCTTCAGGGCTGCAAGAGTATCTACCATACTTATTGATGATGGAATTGAATTGGATAAAATGGTTGACATTGAATGGCACAAAAAAGTTGTGCCAATGGTTGGTAGAATACTACGAGTTGAACATCTAGCTGAAAAGATTCTTCAGAAG GCTGCAGATGGAGCAACATGGACACTGGATTCATTCATGGAGATTTTCACTAAGGAGCTGAAGTC AGTAGCTGATAATGTTGTTGCATTTAAAAGCATGGTTGCATGTCGTAGCGGCCTTGCAATTAATACAGAAGTCACTCAAAAAGAGGCTGAGGAGGGCCTGAGTGATGTTTTACGCG CTGGGAATCCCATCAGAATCTCAAACAAGAGCTTCATTGATTATATATTTATTCATGCTTTGGAGGTTGCTCAAAGTTATGACTTGCCAATGCAGATACACATGGG TTTCGGGGACAAGGATTTTGATATGATGCTTGCGAATCCCCTTTATCTTCACAATCTTCTTGAGGATAAGAGATTCACTAATAGCCGATTAGTGCTTTTGCACGCGTCCTACCCATTCTCAAAGGAAGCTTCACATCTGGCTTCTGCATATCCTCAA GTCTATCTTGATTTTGGGTTTGCAATTCCTAAACTTAGTTTCCATGGGATGATATCCTCAGTGAAAGAACTCCTGAAACTTGCTCCGATGAATAAG GTTATGTTCAGCACTGATGCCATCGCGTTTGCTGAAGCCTTTTATTTAG GTGCAAAGAGAGCACGTGAAGTAGTATTCTCTGTTCTACATGATGCGATGGTTGAGGGTGATCTTTCAATTACAAAAGCTGTGGCAGCCGTTAAAGATATATTTGCAGAAAATGCAAAGAAGTTTTACAAATTGCACAAACTTGATGTTTCTTCTAAAGATTCTGATATAGAACCTCATATACCGTCTCCCTTCATTAAGGAAGAGTTACATGGTTCATTAAAGGATTCTTCAACAGATTCTGATGTAGAACCTTGTATATCGTCTTACTTCCAGAATGAAGAGTTTTATGGCTCATCAAAGGATGTTACCCTTGTTCGCATTATTTGGATAGATGCTTCTGGCCAACATAGATGCCGT GGTGTTCCACGGCAGCGCTTCTATAGTTTTGTGAAAAAGCATGGTATAGGCTTACCTCGTGCATGTATGGGGATAAGTTCAATATCTGATTATCCCGTAGAGGACACTACTCTCACCTGTTCGGGTCTGTTCACAATTGTTCCTGATTTATCAACCAAATGCAGAATTCCATG GGCAAAACAGCAGGAAATGGTTTTGGCTAACATGTGTACTAAATCTGGTGAACCATGGGAATATTGTCCAAGAGAAGCTTTACGCAGAATCTCTAAAATTTTAAAAGATGAATTCGGTTTG GTCATGACTGCAGGCTTTGAAGTTGAATTTTACCTTCTAGAGAGTGTAATAAA GAATGACAAAGAAGAATTTGAATCATCGGATCAGTGCAGGAAGTGCCATACAGCAGCATTTGATGCTGCATCCCCTATGCTTGAGGAGATGCTCGGTTATCTTCAATCCTTGAATATTACTGTAGACTAT CTACATAAAGAAGCTGGAAAAGGTCAATTTGAAATTGGACTGCCATATACAGATTGTTTTAGAGCTGCTGATACATTAATTTATACACGTGAAGTCATCAGAAAAGTTGGAAGGAAATATGGATTTCATCCAACGTTTTTGCCAAA GTATTCATTAGACGAATGGGGCTGTGGATCAAATGTGCATATAAGTTTGTCCAAGAACGGAATTAACGTTTTTAAGGCATCTGAGGGATCAAGTCAATATGGGATTTCCAAGATTGGGCAAGCATTCATGAGTGGGGTGTTAGATCATCTTCCTGCCATATTAGCATTTACTGCACCACATCCTACAAG TTATGAGCGCCTGTATTCTAAGGATTGGAATGGACGAGTTGTTAGTTGGCAGAAAGAAAACAATTATGCAAAAATTAGTACTTGTAGACTTCCAGGAGCTGATGTTGTAGGCCATTTTGTATGTCCTGCATTTGATGCATGTGCGAACCCATACTTGGGACTTGCTTCTATACTTACTGCTGGGATCGATGGCTTGCGGAAAGATTTGAGCCTTCCTGCACCAGTAG ATAGAGAGAGTCGTGTCAATCAAGAGGATTATCGAAGACTACCAGATTGTCTTACTGATTCTTTAAACGCTTTAGAGGAAGATACATTGTTTAAGGATATGATGGGTGAAAACCTCATGGTTTGCATAAGAGCCATTCGCAAG GCTGAGATCAATCACTACTCTGAAGATGAGGAACCATACAAGGACCTTATATACAAATTTTAG